One Campylobacter massiliensis DNA window includes the following coding sequences:
- the rpsR gene encoding 30S ribosomal protein S18, translating to MAEKRKYSRKYCKFTEAKIDFIDYKDTSLLKYCLSERFKIMPRRLTGTSKKYQEMVEKAIKRARQAALIPYVVDRDDVVTNPFEGL from the coding sequence ATGGCTGAAAAAAGAAAATATTCACGCAAATACTGCAAATTTACAGAGGCAAAGATAGATTTTATCGACTATAAGGATACTTCGCTTTTGAAGTACTGCTTGTCAGAGAGATTTAAAATCATGCCAAGACGCCTAACAGGAACGTCTAAAAAATACCAAGAGATGGTCGAAAAGGCTATAAAGCGCGCTCGCCAAGCAGCTTTAATACCTTACGTAGTCGATCGCGACGACGTAGTAACTAATCCTTTTGAAGGACTATAA
- a CDS encoding single-stranded DNA-binding protein: protein MFNRVVLVGNLTRDIELRYTTAGAAIGNSAIAVTRKFNVNGEKREETCFIDITFFGKQAEIANQYLSKGSKLLVEGRLKFDQWTDNNGQNRSKHTISVENMEMLGGGQQQGGYNQNSNQGYQQGGYQNNSYGGGYQGGQNQQNSYAQSGTQRQNFNKPQQQKQQPKDEYYGDNVREIDIDADKYDDGDETIPF from the coding sequence ATGTTTAATAGAGTCGTTTTAGTAGGAAATTTAACACGAGATATCGAGCTTAGATATACGACTGCGGGCGCAGCCATAGGCAACAGCGCCATCGCCGTAACGAGAAAATTTAACGTGAACGGCGAAAAACGCGAAGAAACGTGCTTTATTGATATAACATTTTTCGGAAAACAAGCGGAAATAGCAAACCAATATCTTTCCAAAGGTTCAAAGCTTCTAGTCGAGGGTCGCCTAAAATTCGACCAATGGACGGACAACAACGGACAAAATAGAAGCAAACACACGATCAGCGTGGAAAATATGGAGATGCTGGGCGGAGGACAACAGCAAGGCGGATATAATCAAAATAGTAATCAAGGCTATCAGCAAGGCGGTTACCAAAATAACAGCTACGGCGGCGGCTATCAAGGCGGACAAAATCAGCAAAATAGCTATGCTCAAAGCGGCACGCAAAGGCAAAATTTTAATAAACCGCAGCAACAAAAACAACAACCAAAAGACGAATACTACGGCGATAACGTCCGAGAAATAGATATAGATGCCGACAAATACGATGACGGCGACGAAACCATACCATTTTAA
- the rpsF gene encoding 30S ribosomal protein S6 translates to MKHYELLFILKPTLTEEEVSAKVDFVKEILTKNGANIASVQSMGTRKLAYTVKKYERGTYFVVYFEAPTQAIAEVERIIRITEEIIKFLTVKFENKKEIAAWEKMSKGIKLNKKEPKVKAEEASAAQE, encoded by the coding sequence ATGAAGCACTACGAGCTTTTATTCATTTTAAAGCCTACTTTGACGGAAGAAGAAGTAAGCGCAAAAGTTGATTTCGTTAAAGAAATCCTAACCAAAAACGGCGCAAATATCGCGTCTGTGCAGTCTATGGGCACTAGAAAACTAGCCTATACCGTAAAAAAATACGAGCGCGGAACTTATTTCGTCGTGTATTTCGAGGCTCCGACCCAAGCTATCGCCGAGGTCGAGCGTATCATCAGAATCACCGAAGAGATCATCAAATTCTTAACGGTCAAATTTGAAAACAAAAAAGAGATTGCCGCTTGGGAAAAGATGAGCAAGGGCATCAAACTAAACAAAAAAGAACCAAAAGTCAAAGCAGAAGAAGCTTCGGCAGCGCAAGAATAA
- the holA gene encoding DNA polymerase III subunit delta: MYRKELEAALNSAKFPNNFLLYGADEYQIELFAKEILAKFKDFEILSLYYDEYDFEAARAHLCEPSLFGGSPLLHVKSDKKIPAKELKTLIEGCKNGGAFVFELFEPDAKAVFDTQKAFGVNFARFFKPGSPEEAVNLLGRQAAKMNLNITKNALFELYRIHNENLYLAASELNKLASLNEPINENIVRSLVFSLSSVSFDDFFDKFIALKDIRADFFSCADDGNFNEILFINSLYRAFFRLFKLHAGIKITGKFDIKETLGYAPPPNVANELKRQCLAVNLKAYKEIFTALNLAEFELKTNSALDKKTFLLSCVLGLQNLIGKNSKY, from the coding sequence ATGTATAGAAAAGAGCTTGAAGCCGCGCTAAATTCGGCCAAATTTCCAAATAATTTCTTGCTTTACGGTGCGGACGAATACCAAATCGAGCTTTTTGCAAAGGAAATTTTAGCCAAATTTAAAGATTTTGAAATTTTGAGCCTTTACTACGACGAGTACGATTTTGAGGCTGCGCGCGCGCATCTTTGCGAGCCTTCACTATTTGGCGGCAGCCCGCTTTTGCACGTAAAAAGCGATAAAAAAATCCCCGCAAAAGAGCTAAAAACCCTGATAGAGGGTTGCAAAAACGGCGGCGCATTCGTTTTCGAGCTTTTTGAGCCCGACGCCAAAGCGGTTTTTGATACGCAAAAGGCTTTCGGAGTAAATTTTGCAAGATTTTTTAAACCCGGCTCGCCCGAAGAAGCCGTAAATTTACTCGGTAGACAGGCCGCAAAAATGAACCTAAATATTACAAAAAACGCGCTTTTTGAACTCTACCGTATACATAATGAAAATTTATATCTAGCCGCTAGCGAGCTAAATAAACTAGCCTCCCTAAACGAGCCAATAAACGAAAATATCGTAAGAAGCTTGGTCTTTTCGCTATCAAGCGTGAGTTTTGACGATTTCTTCGATAAATTTATCGCGCTAAAAGATATTAGAGCCGATTTTTTCTCCTGCGCGGACGATGGGAATTTTAATGAAATTTTGTTTATAAACTCGCTTTACCGTGCGTTTTTTAGACTCTTTAAACTACATGCGGGCATCAAAATAACAGGCAAATTCGACATCAAAGAAACGCTCGGCTATGCGCCGCCGCCAAACGTCGCAAACGAACTAAAAAGGCAGTGTCTGGCAGTAAATTTAAAAGCGTATAAAGAAATATTTACCGCGCTAAATTTGGCGGAATTTGAGCTAAAAACAAACTCTGCGCTCGATAAAAAAACCTTTCTACTCTCCTGCGTGCTGGGCCTACAAAATCTTATCGGCAAAAACAGCAAATATTAA
- a CDS encoding RNB domain-containing ribonuclease: protein MKDFLIKLLDGVSEKEVASSDKEILRNLLNLNAVSHHKDRYYLNNGFVCGKLDISANGTGFLAPYDKRFKQDIIIENKNLNASHYGDIVLAKLLPLKKKRQSAKVVMTLKLANETSVVYTKQIGSVILGVNVKTALSSPLKASQKSLKMLPPGTLLKIGNLNNEIVEVIGNINDPLSDEKISLAVFNKNDEFSEECEAEAIAWGDEVDPAMYPQRADLRELPFCTIDPVDAKDFDDAIYFDEKKREIYVAIADVSEYVTPYSPIDAEAKTRGFSIYFPHKAVPMLPRNLSENICSLKPNVARLAFCFKITLDENCEVVKEELLEALIVSKRRFNYDEVDQILRGEREDETGWIKPLFELTSRLRKKRLKNAFDFRTQELRMSLDADGGLASTRFETDTDSHRLVEDCMLLANVAAAKRIGKGVFRNHGSPDLRKIQILLEDLGALGFDFVYESDIANLVRKIQAQADAVGNREEIDKLIIKSQKKAEYGAQNLGHFGLGFERYTHFTSPIRRYSDLTLHRLLKAKLRNDEKFFNYLLLNIEATCSNLSELEREADRVAFDFMDRKFARWAKERVGQRFNAYISENQNVAVARLDDEIKGARIFLGSYSVNLLQKVIVEITDANIATAEIFGKVVKKIDV, encoded by the coding sequence GTGAAAGATTTTTTAATCAAACTACTTGACGGAGTGAGCGAAAAGGAAGTCGCCTCCTCCGATAAAGAAATCCTACGAAATTTACTAAATTTAAACGCCGTAAGCCACCACAAAGATCGCTACTACCTAAATAACGGATTTGTTTGCGGTAAACTCGATATAAGCGCAAACGGCACGGGCTTTTTGGCGCCCTACGACAAACGCTTTAAGCAAGATATAATAATAGAAAATAAAAATTTAAACGCCTCGCACTACGGCGATATCGTGCTGGCAAAACTCCTGCCGCTAAAGAAAAAACGCCAAAGCGCCAAGGTCGTGATGACGCTAAAACTCGCCAACGAAACGAGCGTGGTTTATACTAAACAAATAGGCTCGGTAATCCTTGGCGTAAACGTAAAAACTGCGCTTAGCTCGCCGCTAAAAGCCTCGCAAAAATCGCTAAAAATGCTGCCGCCCGGCACTCTACTAAAAATCGGCAACCTAAATAACGAAATAGTCGAGGTTATCGGCAACATAAACGACCCGCTCAGCGACGAAAAAATCTCACTCGCCGTCTTTAACAAAAACGATGAATTTAGCGAGGAGTGCGAAGCTGAAGCGATCGCATGGGGCGACGAGGTCGATCCTGCGATGTACCCGCAGCGAGCGGATTTGCGGGAGCTACCTTTTTGTACAATCGATCCCGTCGATGCCAAAGACTTTGACGACGCGATATATTTTGACGAGAAAAAGCGCGAAATTTACGTCGCAATCGCCGATGTGAGCGAATACGTCACCCCCTACTCTCCGATAGACGCCGAGGCCAAAACGCGCGGATTTTCGATATATTTTCCGCACAAAGCCGTGCCGATGCTGCCGCGAAATTTGAGCGAAAATATCTGCTCGCTCAAGCCAAATGTCGCGCGCCTTGCGTTTTGTTTTAAAATCACGCTAGACGAAAACTGCGAAGTCGTAAAAGAAGAGCTCTTAGAGGCCCTCATCGTCTCAAAAAGACGCTTTAACTACGACGAAGTCGATCAAATTTTACGCGGCGAACGCGAGGATGAAACCGGCTGGATAAAACCTCTTTTTGAGCTTACTTCGCGCCTACGCAAAAAACGCCTGAAAAATGCGTTTGACTTTAGAACACAGGAGCTTCGTATGAGCCTTGACGCAGACGGCGGGCTGGCCTCTACGAGATTTGAGACCGATACGGACTCGCACAGACTCGTCGAGGACTGCATGCTACTAGCCAACGTCGCTGCGGCAAAACGCATCGGCAAAGGCGTTTTTAGAAATCACGGCTCACCGGATCTGCGAAAAATACAAATTTTACTCGAAGATCTCGGCGCTCTAGGTTTTGACTTCGTTTATGAGAGCGATATCGCAAATTTGGTTCGCAAAATCCAGGCCCAAGCCGACGCCGTAGGCAACCGCGAGGAGATAGATAAGCTCATCATCAAATCGCAAAAAAAAGCCGAATATGGTGCGCAAAATTTAGGCCACTTTGGACTGGGATTTGAGCGCTACACGCATTTTACGAGCCCGATCCGCCGCTACTCCGACCTTACACTACACCGCCTTTTAAAGGCTAAATTGCGCAACGACGAGAAGTTTTTCAACTACCTGCTTTTAAATATCGAAGCGACTTGTTCAAATTTAAGCGAACTCGAGCGTGAAGCCGACAGGGTCGCGTTTGACTTTATGGATAGAAAATTTGCGCGCTGGGCAAAAGAGCGCGTCGGACAGCGATTTAACGCCTATATCAGCGAAAATCAAAACGTCGCGGTCGCTAGGCTTGACGACGAGATAAAAGGCGCTAGGATATTTTTGGGCTCGTACAGCGTAAATTTACTGCAAAAAGTCATCGTCGAAATCACGGATGCAAATATCGCAACGGCCGAAATTTTCGGCAAGGTCGTAAAGAAAATCGATGTATAG
- a CDS encoding HDOD domain-containing protein, which yields MNESIYKHIKALPPLDDTVVKIQAICRNENSSMNDLSQVVEKDPMLTANVLRSANSPLYGFSREITTVSRAVALFGMATVRGFALSSAVKKSFKINLDPYGITSQDFLNISTIQNALMYNWYSKINASDLAILSPASFMLEVGKIVISNELNESGKAAEFKANLKNISNPFDLSELENKIVEISNETVTAKIFEQWNLESELVDAIYYSNNPDDAPEHIKSYSKALKVVKSAVNIFNQLNDDNLQNTLMCLDEYGFAQDKFLEAVAKVKANL from the coding sequence ATGAACGAATCAATCTATAAACATATAAAAGCTCTTCCGCCGCTTGACGACACGGTCGTAAAAATCCAAGCCATTTGCAGAAACGAAAATAGCTCAATGAACGATCTATCCCAAGTCGTCGAAAAAGACCCGATGCTAACGGCAAACGTCTTACGCTCCGCAAACTCTCCGCTTTACGGATTTAGTAGGGAGATAACGACCGTTTCTAGAGCGGTGGCGCTGTTTGGCATGGCGACGGTTCGCGGTTTTGCCCTATCAAGCGCGGTCAAAAAAAGTTTTAAGATAAATTTGGATCCTTACGGTATCACGAGCCAGGATTTCTTAAACATCTCTACTATACAAAACGCATTAATGTATAACTGGTACTCGAAAATAAACGCTAGCGATCTTGCGATTTTAAGCCCCGCTTCGTTTATGCTCGAAGTCGGTAAAATCGTCATCTCTAACGAGCTAAATGAATCTGGCAAAGCGGCCGAATTTAAGGCAAATTTGAAAAACATCTCAAATCCTTTCGACCTATCCGAGCTTGAAAACAAAATCGTCGAGATATCAAACGAAACCGTGACCGCTAAAATTTTCGAGCAGTGGAATCTCGAGTCCGAGCTAGTCGATGCGATTTACTATTCAAATAACCCAGATGACGCGCCGGAGCATATAAAAAGCTACTCAAAAGCCCTTAAAGTCGTAAAAAGCGCGGTAAATATATTTAACCAGCTAAACGACGATAATCTGCAAAATACGCTAATGTGCCTCGACGAATACGGCTTTGCGCAAGACAAATTCCTAGAAGCCGTCGCAAAAGTCAAAGCGAATTTGTGA
- the ilvC gene encoding ketol-acid reductoisomerase encodes MAVSIYYDKDCDLSLIRSKTVAMIGFGSQGHAHAENLRDSGVKVIVGLAKGGKSWAKAEAKGFEVKTVAEAAKAANVIMILTPDELQAEIFERDIKPNLNDGDAIAFGHGFNVHFGQIKAPEGIDVIMIAPKAPGHTVRSEFVRGGGIPDLIAVEQNASGKAKELALSYASAIGGGRTGIIETTFKDETETDLFGEQAVLCGGLCALVNAGFETLVDAGYEPEMAYFECLHELKLIVDLMYQGGMADMRYSISNTAEYGDYVSGPRVIGEDSKKAMKEILKEIQNGKFAKDFILERKAGYVRMNAERGIAERSLLNQTGKKLRSMMPWISAGKLIDQSKN; translated from the coding sequence ATGGCAGTAAGTATTTACTATGACAAAGATTGCGATTTAAGCTTGATTAGAAGCAAAACCGTGGCGATGATAGGTTTTGGCTCGCAAGGACACGCGCACGCCGAAAATTTGCGCGATAGCGGCGTAAAGGTGATCGTAGGCCTGGCAAAGGGCGGTAAAAGCTGGGCTAAAGCCGAAGCGAAGGGATTTGAGGTAAAAACCGTAGCCGAAGCCGCAAAGGCCGCAAACGTCATAATGATACTGACTCCGGATGAGCTTCAAGCTGAAATTTTCGAAAGAGATATAAAGCCGAATTTAAACGACGGCGACGCGATAGCTTTTGGACACGGCTTTAACGTGCATTTTGGACAGATAAAAGCTCCTGAAGGCATCGATGTCATCATGATTGCCCCAAAAGCGCCTGGCCACACCGTAAGAAGCGAATTTGTCCGAGGCGGCGGCATCCCTGATCTAATCGCCGTAGAGCAAAACGCAAGCGGAAAAGCAAAAGAACTAGCTCTAAGCTACGCTAGCGCGATCGGCGGCGGCAGAACGGGCATTATAGAAACTACATTTAAAGACGAGACTGAAACCGATCTTTTTGGCGAGCAGGCGGTACTTTGCGGCGGACTTTGCGCGCTGGTAAACGCAGGCTTTGAGACGCTAGTAGATGCCGGATATGAGCCTGAGATGGCGTATTTTGAGTGCCTCCACGAGCTAAAACTAATCGTGGATTTAATGTATCAAGGCGGCATGGCGGATATGCGCTACTCTATCTCAAACACTGCAGAATACGGCGACTACGTGAGCGGTCCGCGCGTCATCGGCGAAGATAGCAAAAAAGCGATGAAAGAAATCCTAAAAGAGATCCAAAACGGTAAATTTGCAAAAGACTTCATCCTCGAGCGCAAGGCCGGATACGTACGCATGAACGCAGAGCGCGGTATCGCCGAAAGAAGCCTGCTAAATCAAACCGGCAAAAAACTACGCTCCATGATGCCTTGGATAAGTGCGGGCAAACTCATCGATCAAAGCAAAAATTAA
- a CDS encoding divergent polysaccharide deacetylase family protein, with protein sequence MNSKPRKKTAKRRSKKGRSSGGLKLLLSVFLIACILLVGAFYLLDVRVKVKSDNVLIAKIERYFGDKSEPEQKQNLSHKPSLSASNGSEKVTIKDAQAASGVHSRANLTDIKALFDEAEAKGKVKICGEKARAEDKNGQNLPNEQAKFDKDGQGAQRINDKSSPEGGNLASRDTSELDGASAKKVGELNLTNLSSKNESAQNSGDTVKFDASQTPQRTHIFANSEAVIFDDTPMPQAQNSPLEQALKKEKIHIEFSDANDQAGQVEAKFDAENASQNSEQNEQEKIEKEKPKKDEKAKIADSKKTDKKTAPEVNEVKAAVKAGYKPRLVIIIDDVAYKHQADAIKSVNLKLTPSFFPATSAHPETPVLARRFSFYMIHLPMQALGGFKGAEIGTLTVNDDYEKIAKKLQSIKRDFPDLKYINNHTGSRFTSDSTAMDRLMRAMRDENLIFVDSKTTSPTKVYGAAKKYSMPYIARDVFLDHDGSKAAVRKQLKYAVELAKKRSYAIAIGHPHKNTIEVLQESAKLLQEVEVVYLKDLF encoded by the coding sequence TTGAACTCGAAACCTAGAAAAAAAACCGCGAAAAGGCGCTCCAAAAAGGGGCGCTCTAGCGGCGGCCTAAAGCTACTACTTTCCGTTTTTCTCATCGCCTGTATCTTGCTTGTCGGGGCATTTTATCTACTGGACGTCAGGGTTAAAGTTAAGAGCGACAACGTGCTAATCGCTAAAATCGAGCGGTATTTCGGCGATAAGAGCGAGCCCGAGCAAAAGCAGAATTTAAGCCATAAACCGAGCCTTTCGGCCTCAAACGGCTCCGAAAAAGTTACCATAAAAGACGCGCAAGCTGCATCGGGCGTGCACTCGAGAGCAAATTTGACCGATATAAAGGCGCTTTTTGACGAGGCGGAAGCTAAAGGTAAAGTAAAAATCTGCGGCGAAAAAGCTAGAGCCGAAGATAAAAACGGTCAAAATTTGCCAAACGAGCAAGCTAAATTTGATAAAGACGGGCAGGGCGCGCAGAGGATAAATGATAAAAGCTCGCCTGAGGGCGGAAATTTAGCCTCCCGCGATACATCCGAGCTGGACGGGGCGAGCGCTAAAAAGGTAGGCGAGTTAAATTTGACAAATTTAAGCTCTAAAAACGAATCCGCTCAAAATAGCGGCGATACCGTCAAATTTGACGCCTCGCAAACGCCTCAGCGAACGCATATTTTTGCAAATTCCGAAGCCGTGATCTTTGACGATACGCCTATGCCGCAGGCGCAAAACAGCCCCCTAGAGCAAGCGCTAAAAAAAGAAAAAATCCATATCGAATTTAGCGACGCAAACGATCAGGCGGGGCAGGTCGAGGCGAAATTTGACGCAGAAAACGCGTCGCAAAACTCCGAGCAAAACGAGCAAGAAAAGATCGAAAAAGAAAAGCCTAAAAAGGACGAAAAAGCTAAAATTGCAGACTCGAAAAAAACGGATAAAAAAACCGCACCCGAGGTAAACGAGGTAAAGGCCGCCGTAAAAGCGGGCTACAAGCCGCGTCTAGTCATCATTATCGACGACGTGGCGTATAAGCACCAAGCAGACGCGATAAAATCGGTAAATCTAAAGCTCACGCCGTCCTTTTTCCCCGCGACCTCCGCCCATCCCGAGACGCCTGTTTTGGCGCGGCGTTTTAGCTTTTATATGATCCACCTGCCTATGCAGGCTCTAGGCGGCTTTAAGGGCGCTGAGATCGGCACTCTCACGGTAAACGACGACTACGAAAAGATCGCTAAAAAACTGCAAAGCATCAAGCGAGACTTTCCGGATCTAAAATACATCAACAACCACACCGGCAGCCGTTTTACGAGCGACTCGACCGCGATGGATAGGCTGATGCGAGCGATGCGGGACGAAAATTTGATCTTCGTCGATAGCAAGACGACCTCGCCGACCAAGGTTTACGGCGCGGCGAAAAAATACTCGATGCCATACATCGCGCGCGACGTGTTTTTGGATCACGACGGCTCAAAGGCGGCTGTGCGAAAGCAGCTAAAATACGCCGTCGAGCTAGCCAAAAAGCGCTCATACGCCATCGCGATCGGCCATCCGCACAAAAACACGATCGAAGTCCTGCAAGAAAGCGCAAAACTCCTGCAAGAGGTCGAGGTCGTCTATCTAAAGGATCTTTTTTGA
- the dprA gene encoding DNA-processing protein DprA, whose product MNVLAELPGGLLRLKKPPQKLYFEGNLTLLECPMVSIVGSRKASAYTRQCVEALARTLANSGVCVVSGAAIGVDIAAHKGAYPHTVAVFGNGLNKIYPQSNAKIIKEIYQNALALSEYDPGEPPLAYRFLERNRIVVALSQALVVAQADTRSGSMQSARMAKELGVPIFTLPQRLGESDGTNELVASGAANLINDFDEFALRFGGKPAPAQDDEVIKFCKNGASLDAALAKFGDKIYEYELEGKLRISWLTVFAE is encoded by the coding sequence TTGAACGTCTTAGCCGAGCTTCCTGGCGGCCTTTTGCGTCTTAAAAAGCCGCCGCAAAAGCTATATTTCGAGGGAAATTTGACTCTGCTTGAGTGCCCGATGGTCTCGATCGTGGGTTCTAGAAAAGCTAGCGCCTACACCAGGCAGTGCGTAGAGGCGCTAGCTAGGACGCTGGCAAACAGCGGCGTTTGCGTAGTTAGCGGTGCGGCCATCGGCGTGGATATCGCCGCGCACAAGGGCGCGTATCCGCATACGGTCGCCGTTTTTGGCAACGGACTAAATAAAATCTACCCGCAAAGCAACGCCAAAATCATCAAAGAAATCTACCAAAACGCGCTAGCTCTTAGCGAGTATGACCCGGGCGAGCCGCCGCTTGCATATAGATTTTTGGAACGAAACCGCATCGTGGTCGCGCTCTCGCAGGCTCTGGTCGTAGCGCAGGCAGATACCAGAAGCGGCTCGATGCAAAGCGCGCGCATGGCAAAGGAGCTTGGCGTGCCGATATTTACGCTGCCTCAGCGCCTAGGCGAGAGCGACGGGACGAACGAACTGGTCGCTAGTGGCGCGGCAAATTTGATAAACGATTTTGACGAATTTGCGCTTCGTTTCGGCGGCAAACCCGCGCCCGCGCAAGACGACGAGGTGATAAAATTTTGCAAAAATGGCGCTAGCCTTGATGCGGCCTTGGCAAAATTCGGCGATAAAATTTACGAATACGAACTGGAAGGCAAACTGCGAATATCGTGGCTTACGGTGTTTGCGGAGTAA
- the ruvX gene encoding Holliday junction resolvase RuvX, which yields MSIMAIDVGLKRIGVALAVGQTVMPQTPVLRKNRNQAARDVSAILREYGAKKLVVGVPLGGSSEDEMRRRIAHFVSLLEFDGEVVYQDEAMSSFEASEIYAEGRRDGRLDSIAAMIILKRYLGL from the coding sequence ATGAGCATAATGGCCATCGACGTGGGGCTAAAACGTATCGGCGTGGCGCTAGCCGTCGGGCAAACCGTGATGCCGCAAACGCCCGTACTGCGCAAAAATCGCAATCAAGCCGCGCGCGACGTTAGCGCCATTTTGCGCGAATACGGAGCAAAAAAGCTGGTCGTGGGCGTGCCGCTTGGGGGATCTAGCGAGGACGAGATGCGGCGACGGATCGCGCACTTCGTGTCGCTGCTTGAATTTGACGGCGAAGTGGTCTATCAGGACGAGGCGATGAGTAGCTTTGAGGCGAGCGAAATTTACGCCGAGGGCAGACGCGACGGACGACTGGACAGCATCGCTGCGATGATTATTTTAAAGCGGTATTTGGGGCTTTGA
- a CDS encoding alpha/beta hydrolase codes for MKDIVVYIHGKGGSAQEAAHFQPLFADSDVLGFDYEAHTPWEAKEEFAPYFESILKSRKFVTIVASSIGAFFAMHALRDMRIKKAYFISPIVNMENLILNMLSRANASEEELRDKGELSTKFGEKLSWRYLCYVREHPIFWTAPTHILYGENDDLTSFETICEFANQIGATLTVMKNGEHRFGTAEQMRFLDDWIRHYSR; via the coding sequence ATGAAAGATATAGTCGTGTATATACACGGTAAAGGCGGAAGCGCGCAAGAAGCGGCCCATTTTCAACCGCTTTTTGCAGATAGCGACGTGCTAGGATTTGATTACGAAGCGCACACGCCGTGGGAGGCGAAAGAGGAATTTGCGCCGTATTTTGAGTCTATCCTTAAAAGCCGCAAATTCGTGACGATCGTAGCAAGCAGTATCGGAGCGTTTTTTGCCATGCACGCCTTGCGGGACATGCGTATAAAAAAGGCGTATTTTATCTCCCCTATCGTAAATATGGAAAATTTGATCCTAAACATGCTGTCGCGGGCAAACGCGAGCGAAGAGGAGCTGCGAGACAAGGGCGAACTGAGCACAAAATTTGGAGAAAAACTTTCGTGGAGATATCTTTGCTACGTTAGAGAACATCCTATCTTTTGGACGGCGCCGACGCATATTTTATACGGCGAAAACGACGATCTAACATCTTTTGAAACGATTTGCGAGTTTGCAAACCAAATCGGCGCAACGCTTACCGTCATGAAAAACGGCGAGCATCGATTTGGCACGGCGGAGCAAATGCGGTTTCTTGATGATTGGATACGGCACTATAGCCGGTAG
- a CDS encoding VOC family protein has translation MNKITCICLGVRSMQRALKFYRDGLGFKTDCKDDDPPVCFFNTSGTKFELYPLDALARDIDENDPPRGSGFGGITLAYNVKNKEDVASVIELVKKAGGTIVKEPQDTFWGGYHAYFADPDEYYWEVAWGPGFKFDEDGLLKF, from the coding sequence ATGAATAAAATAACCTGCATCTGCCTAGGCGTGCGAAGCATGCAAAGGGCGCTGAAATTTTACAGAGACGGCCTAGGATTTAAGACGGATTGTAAAGACGACGACCCGCCGGTATGTTTTTTCAACACGTCGGGGACCAAATTTGAGCTCTATCCGCTAGACGCGCTGGCGCGAGATATCGACGAAAACGATCCGCCCAGGGGCAGCGGATTTGGCGGCATCACGCTAGCCTACAACGTAAAAAACAAAGAGGACGTAGCTAGCGTCATAGAGCTAGTAAAAAAGGCGGGCGGCACCATCGTCAAGGAGCCCCAAGATACGTTTTGGGGCGGATACCACGCGTATTTTGCCGATCCGGACGAATACTACTGGGAGGTTGCTTGGGGGCCCGGTTTTAAATTTGACGAGGACGGACTGCTCAAATTTTAA